AAAATCATTCTCCAGGGTGAGCTTGCCCTCCGGCGTCTGAATATCAACCTCCCGCTCCCGCACCTCTGTCAGGCTTGCGTTGAAGTATGTCTTTATCTCCCCGGCCTTGATGCGGTTTTCCAGATCCGGCTTGGTCCAGTACTTTATACTTCCCAGTTCTGGCTGGCGAATCACCATGGTTACGTCGGCTCCCTTGCGCCATGTTTCCAAGGCTGCGTCGGCGGCTGAGTTGTTGGCGCCGACTACCACTACTTTCTGGCGGTAATAGTAATGCGGGTCGAAGTAGTAGTGGCGTACCTTCGGCTGGTTCTCGCCGGGCACGTGCAGCAGGTTCGGAATGCCGTAAAACCCGACAGCCACCACCACATGGCGGGCCACATAGCTGCCTTTGTTCGTGCTGATGTGGTACTGCTCTCCTATCGGCTCCAGGTGCTGCACCTCCTCAAACAGGTTAATGTTCAACTCAAACTTATCGGCCACGCGACGGTAATACTCCATGGCTTCGGCACGGGTAGGTTTAGCGTGAATAGAGGGGAACGGAATGCCGCCGATCTCCAACCTGTCTGCGGTGGAGAAGAACGTCATGTTTAGGGGATAGTTGTAAATGGAGTTCACGAGGCAGCCTTTCTCCACGATGAGGTAGCTTAGCCCCGCTTTCCGGGCCTCCAGCCCTGCCGCCAGCCCAATGGGGCCGGCACCAATAATGAGTATGTCGTATGTTGTATCCAAGTGTATTCTTTTGTCGGTTCGCGTATTTAAGCGCACCTGTTATAACACCAAGTAGGACAACAAAGTTTTGCGGGTGCGCCTGCGCGGCTACAGCTCCATTTTCATGACGTACATGCCGCGGTATTCCGGCTTCATCTGCTCAAAGTCGAGGCGATGGGTGCCGCACTTCTCAAAGCCGTTCTTCTCATAAAAATCCACGGAGCGGCTGCTGTCCATCGCTTTCAGCCAGATCACTTTCTTGCCGTGTTCTGCCGCGATGGCTTTGGTTAATTTCACCGCTTCGGCGCCAATGCCCTTTCCTGATGCTGCTTTTGTGAGGTAGATGCGTTCGAGTTCCAGCGCCTCGGCTGCCGGATACTCGGCAAACGCCTTGTGCAGGTTCAGCTTCAGGAAGCCCACCAGCTCCTCTTCCGCGTGAATTAGGTAGAAAGCCGCGTTCGGGTCAGCGAGCTCTGCTTTCAGGGCTTCATCTTTAAAACTGCGGTCAATGTACCACATGCCGCCGTCGTACCACAAGTATAGATAGTGGTCGCCGTAGGAATTGATGGCAATGTCCTGCAGCGTGTGGAGGTCTGCGGGGGTACAGGGGGTGAATTGTGCGTGAGGCATTGAAACCTGTTAGGAGTTTGTGAAGACCAAAGCCTATATAAGCGGCAAATCCGCCATTTGTTTTGGCTCTTATAAAACCTTTACATATAGGTGGGACTTATGCCTGGAGGCAGTCCCATATCCCGTTGTCAGCAGGAAGCTACACCAGTTCCGGGTCCTGCAGAATTTCCTGTAGTAGTTCTTCCTCCACAGGCTTTACCAAAAACTGCACCACGTTCTGAAATTCCTTAGACCGCTGTCTGTCCAGTTCACTTGTAGAGGACGTGAGGATGTATACCTTCTGCTGCATGTTACGCTCCTGCATCCGCTCCAGAAAGCTCCAGCCATCCATTATCGGCATGTTCAGATCCAGGAACACCACATCGGGGCTGAGCTCGTCCAGCGACTCAAAAGCCTGCTGCGGGTCCGTGAAATCGTGCACGGTAAAAGCAGGGTTTACATTTTTGATAGAAGTGACCATAATGAAGTTAAATATCTCCATGTCATCCACTAAAACAATCTTTTTCATCTGTCTCTTCCTATACTTGTAGTTCTGTTACCTGTAGTTTAATCAAATCTGAGGTAGACTTTTCAATTACCTCCTTCAGCGCTCCATCCAGGTCCTGTGCCGACGACCGGAGCCTTGGCATGATATCGGCTGTGACCTGCTCCGCCGACCAGGGCCGCATGTCCAGCAGGTTTATCAGGCCCAGCACACGCGACAGCGGCTCCCGCACCTTGTGGGCGTTCAGCACCGATATCTCCAGCAAGCGCTCATTTTTGGAAGCGATCTCTTTGGTGCGCTCCACAATCACCCCCTTCTGGTATTCCATAATGGAGGAGATCACACTGTTCTGTTCGTTAATGGTGGTCAGCGCCTGCTCCAGCCTGCTGTTGTTGCTGTCAAGCTCCTGCAGTAGGCACAGCTCAAATAGCTTAGCCTCCAGGTTTTCGGCCACCAGTTTCAGAAACGTAATATCTTTCCGGGTGAAGGCCCTGTTGCCGGCCGAAAGCACCGATACCGTAATGTGCCGGTCCGCGTCGATCTGAATCACCCATCCCCACAACTCTGCCTGCTCCTCTGCAGACAGCCTGTAACTCTCCGGTAAGTCCAGCTCCGTTATACTTGTCCAATGCCTGGGTACCCGCTGCTCCAGCAGTTCCTCCTCATAAGGAAGGTACGCCGGCACGTTGGCAATTTCAATGTTTGCCCCTCCGGCCGATACCTGCAGGTGAAGGAAAGTGTTGCCCCGTTGGTAACTTGCCCGGAAGGTATGAAAGTTGAAAAGGTACTTCAGGTTTATCCGGAAACAAGCGGTTACAGCCTGTAAGTCGCGGCAGCGGATCAGATTGTTAGAGAAGCGTGAAAATGCCTCGTAGGTGATCCTAAAAACCTGATTATCAACAGTCATGGCCGCCGTACCGCTTAAAATTCCGCCTCTGCCAGCTCGTTGTCCAGTTTGATGCCGGACACGGTGGCGATGGTATTGAGCATGTTCACCAGGTCGGCCTGCGCCATCAGTTCCTGCACTTCCTCATCTGTGAAGCCTTCTTTTCTCAGGTCCTCGAAATCCTCATCTGTCAGGCTCTCGGTGTGCAGCGCTGCCTTTGTAACCAGGCGAATAGCGGTTTTGTAGCTGCTTGGCAAAAGCGACGACTCCAGCTCAGTGGCTCTGTAGTTCTCTTCCGTGCTGATGAGCTGGCTCATGCTGTCGGCGAAAATACCGTGTGCCTTGGCGCAGTAGTCGCAGCCGCGCAGGTTGGATACATTGTAAATAATCAGTTGCTTCAGCACGTTCGGCACCTGTCCGTCAATAAGGGTGGCCTTCAGCTTTGCCCAGTTTCCACGCAACAAGGTGGCGTTCTGGCCCTGGCATTTAAACCAGTTCAGCACAAACGGCAGTTGCAGCGTCTTCATGGCGTCATCGTATATAGCCTTTACTTCAGGGCTCGCCTCTTGGTACTCTACTAGGCGATAGCGGCTCTGCGTTGGAACAGTAATCGTAGAAATCATTATATATAAATTTGAAGATATAAAATTAAAAATAATTCCGACGTGTGCTGTGTTATCCTCGAAATATTTTATTCATCTTCAATTCCCTAAAAGCAAAAGCGGCAGGAGGATCTCCCCCTGCCGCTTTTGCTTTTACTATATTTCTCTTTTAACCTATCGCCTCGTTCAAATCCGGCAGCCTGCCGAAACGGCGCAAGGTGGCAATGTGCGAATTCACCGCCTGCCCAAAGGTTTCGTTTTCCATGTACGGAATACCGTACTCTGCCGCCGTTTCGCGCACAATGGAGGAAATAGCCGGATAATGCACGTGGCACACCCGCGGGAAAAGGTGGTGCTCGATCTGGAAATTCAGACCGCCCACGTACCATGATATCCACTTGTTGTTACGCGAGAAATTGACAGTGGTATTCAGCTGGTGAATTGCCCAGTCGTTCTCGATGTTGCCGTGCTCATCGGGCCGTGGGTGGCTGGTGCCCTCCACGGTGTGCGCCAGCTGAAACACCACGGTAAGTATAATACCGGCCACAAAGTGCATCAGCAAAAAGCCTAACAGCACCTGCACGAAGGGGATACCGAAGAACAAAGGCGGCACTGCCAGCAGTGTGAACAGGTAAATCACCTTCATCGAGACGATCTTCAGCAGCAGCGTTCTGTTTTTAGCATCAGAGTTGGCGTTCACGCCGTTTTTCTTGAACAGGGCGTACTGCACAAAGTCTTTGGCCACTACCCAGTAGAGCGTCAGCAAGCCATAAAAAGCAAAAGCGTACAGCCACTGCAGTTTATGAAAGAACTTCACCTTGGAGTGCGGGTTGAAGCGCAGCACCAGGCGGTCCTGAATGTCTTCGTCCATCTCCACCACGTTGGTGTAAGTATGGTGGAGTACATTGTGCTGCAATTTCCAGTTAAAGGCTGAGCCACCCACCAGGTTCAGGGTAAAGCCCATCATGTCATTCACTTTTTTATTGGTAGAGTAGGCGCCATGGTTAGCGTCGTGCATTACGCTCATACCAATGCCTGCCACTGACAGGCCCATGATGAACCACAACCCCATACTTACCCAAAGGGCAGGCTGCAGGGCGAGCAACAAAATAAAAGGCATTATATAGCCCAGCAACAGCACCACGCTCTTTACCACCATGGTAGTATTGGCCGTTTTTGCGATGTTGTTCTCGATGAAGTATGTATCAACGCGCTTGCGCAAAGTGGCAAAAAACAGGTTTTTGTCCTTGCTCACGAATTTTACTTTGGTTTTTACATTCATAGTTTTGGGTGCTAGCAATTTAGATGTTAAAGGCGAGGGTATGCCCGGAGGAAGCTGAAAGGGAGTGCGAGATATTTAGTAAAACAAGCAAAAAAACACACTTTAAGTTCCTCTTGCCCCTGTCGCCTCTGCTCCAGAACTACCCGGAGCTTTCCTTAAAAAGCTGATTATCCTCAATTTTGGCTAAATATAAGTATAAAGCATGAGTGCAGCAGCAACAGCAGGAGCAGCAGAAAAAAAATTAGCAAAGCCGATAGAGCACAGTTACCCTGGAAGCCTGGATTAGGCTTCTCTTAGTTATACTGTTGTAGCCCAAAGGGTAAAGCAGTACAGAGGCATGAATAAAAAGGAAGGGGTTGGCCAAACAGCTTGGCCAACCCCTTCCTTTTATTTAGTTACACCTTATTTATAGGTGTATTACCTCATCATAAGCAGCTGCAGTGGCCTCCATCACGGCCTCGCTCATAGTTGGGTGCGGGTGCACCGACTTAATGATTTCGTGTCCGGTAGTTTCCAGTTTACGGGCCACCACAATCTCCGCGATCATTTCGGTAACGTTGGCACCAATCATGTGCGCGCCCAGGAACTCGCCATACTTGGCATCAAAGATCACCTTCACGAAGCCCTCTTTCACACCACCTGCACTGGCTTTACCAGAAGCAGAGAATGGGAATTTGCCCACTTTGATGTCCAGCCCTTGCTCACGGGCGGCTTTCTCAGTCAGACCCACAGAGGCGATTTCAGGAGAGCAGTACGTACAGCCCGGAATGTTGCCGTAGTTCAATGGCTCCGGGTTTTGACCCGCAATTTTCTCCACACAAATAATTCCTTCCGCAGAGGCCACGTGTGCCAGTGCCGGCCCCGGAACAATATCGCCGATAGCATAGATGCCGTCCACGTTCGTTTTGTAGAAGTCGTCCACCACAATGCGACCTTTCTCCACCTTAATGCCGAGCTCTTCGAGACCAATGTTCTCCAGGTTTGTCTGGATACCCACAGCAGAAAGCACCACCTCAGCCTCCAGCGTCTCTTCGCCTTTCGCCGTTTTTACTTTCACTTTGCAAATGTCGCCTTTTGTGTCCACAGACTCCACAGAAGACTCCGTCATGATGTTGATGCCCGCCTTCTTGAAAGACTTGGCTAATTGACGCGATACTTCTTCGTCCTCCACAGGCACAATGTTCGGCATATACTCCACCACGGTTACCTTGGTACCCATGGCGTTGTAGAAGTAGGCAAACTCCACCCCGATGGCACCGGAACCAACTACTACCATACTTTCAGGGCGCTTCTCCAGCACCATAGCCTGGCGGTAGCCGATGATCTTCTTGCCGTCGATGGGCAGGTTTGGCAACTCGCGTGAACGCGCACCTGTTGCCAGAATGATGTTCGTCGCTTCTACCGTTTCCTTTTTGCCCTCAGCATTGGTTACCTCAATTTTGCCTTTGGCCACCACTTTGCCCGTTCCCATAATCGCGTCGATCTTGTTTTTGCGGAACAGGAACTGTATGCCTTTGCTCATGCCGTCGGCCACGCCGCGGCTACGCTGAATCACCTTATCAAAATCAACCGAAGCGTCGCCTACAGTAATGCCATAGTCAGCAGCGTGGTTAATGTACTCAAACACAGTTGCGCTTTTCAGCAATGCTTTCGTGGGAATACAGCCCCAGTTCAGGCAGATACCACCCAGCGACTCGCGCTCGATCACACCTACTTTCAAACCAAGCTGCGACGCACGAATAGCGGCCACATAACCACCCGGGCCACTACCCAGCACTACTAAATCGTATTTTGATGCCATAGTCTCTTTTTTATAGTTGATAGACAAAATTAAACGATAATCCCCATACTGCAAAACCGCCTTGCTCCTGCTGTGCTTTTTGGCAAAATGGGTGGAATCTGTTAAGGTGATACGGCGAAAGCGCCAGAAGAAAGGAGAAAATGCGTAGCAGCGGCACAAGAAGCAATGGTTTATACTTTCCTTCACTTGAATTTGACGAATTTATACTTGGAGGAAAGCGGGGTATACCATTGTCAGACGCTCGCAGGAGCTGCGCACGCTGCGAGGTCTTTGCGCAAGTCCCCTCGCCTCTTGGGGAGAGGGTGAGGGGCAGCATCTGCTGAATACTATTCGCTTCCATTCCCTATCAGCCTCAAAGAACAAAAGACGCCACAACAGCGCCTTTCATTCAAATCAAATAATCACAAATAAGTTTTTATGCGCCAGCGGGCTTTTTCTCTTTGCCCTTTGCCAGCAGGTCCTGCTTTGCATTTTTAAGGTCGATGGCCTGCATGCGGCGAACGGTTTCGTCTTTGATAACAGCAAACGCATCCATATGTTTCTTGCTTACGGGGTCGGCGGCGGGCAGTTTTACGCTAAGCGCATCTACCTGGCGGCCGTTTTTCCAGAAGCGGTAACACAGGTGCGGTCCCGTTGCCAGTCCGGTGCTGCCTACATACCCGATGGTCTGGCCCATTTTCACGCGGGCTCCTTTGCGGATGCCTTTAGCGAATTTAGACATGTGCAGGTACTGCGTGGTATAGGTCTTGTTGTGCTGTACTTTCACAAAGTAGCCATTGCCGCGGGTGTAATGAGCATCCACCACCACGCCATTGCCAACCGTACGGATGGGTGTGCCACGCGGCGCGGCGAAGTCAGTACCCAAATGGGCTTTATAGCGCTTTTGCACCGGGTGGAAGCGGCGCTTCGAAAAGCGCGAGCTGACACGGCTATACTCCAGCGGCTCTTTCAGGAAAGCACGCTTCAGGCTCTGCCCCTTCTCATCAAAGTAGTCCATGCCTTCGCCGGTATCAAACCCGATGGCATAAATCGGCTCTCCCTCATGCTCAAAAAAGGCTGATTTCAGTTCCCCGAATCCGATGGTCTCGCCATTCACCACTTTCTCCTCATAAATAAGCTTAAACTGGTCGCCGGGCTGTATGCGGTTCAGGTCGAGGCGCCAAGCGTAGATATCGGCAAACTTGTTCACGAGCTGCGGTGAGCCACCGGCATCCACAATGCTTTCGAAAAGGGAGCTTTTGATCTCGCCGGCCAGCACACGCTCCAGCACCTGCACCTCGCGCTTGTGCAATACCACGTTCAGGCTATCACGCAGGTCGAAGATGACGTACTCTACCTGGCTTGGCTCATAAATAAAGAACTCGGCTGTCTGTGCGGAGTCGCGCTTGTGCAGAATAGTGTAGTTGCGGCCAGAGGCGATGCGGCGCACGTTAAAAATGTCTTTGGATTTTTGCGCCAGATTGTAAGCAGTGGTCGGATCGATGTTGTACTGGGCCAGGATCTGCGAAAGGACTTCCCCGCGCTCCACTTCGCCCTCCACAATCTCCAGCGAGTCTGTTTTGATGCCGTAGACGATGGGTGCCGGTACTTTTTTTATGGGGATAACTCTCTCCGGCGCGGCGGCGGCTTTCACTTTCTCCAGGGCCAGCAGGTCCTCTGGTTTAAAGTCGAGCGTTTGGGCAGCGGTGATGCACACCAGCAGCAAAAACGCAATCAGGATGGCAAATCCTTTACTGCTATTCAACATGGGCTAAAAGTTCCTTTGTTCACAAATCGGCACGAAAATAGGCTTTAACCGATGAAAAAAAAAGTTTAATCGCACACAATAATCAGATTACAAATAGGTTATCCCTAATTTTCATAAACCATATATAGTAATCTTTACTTTAAAAGCCATACTTTCAACTTCCATTGCACCTTTACCACATGGAGGACAAGGGCCTCAGAAACAGCTGTTTTTAAAAGCTCGGGAAGCAAGTTTTCAGGTGAGGGCAGATTATGAAAATCTTTTTTAACTTTGGCTCCTATGAAAGCATTAGAAGGAAAAGTAGCCCTGATAACGGGGGCATCGAAAGGAATAGGCCGTGCCATCGCACAGAAATTTGTGGAGATGGGCGCACAGGTGGCGTTCACGTACCTGTCGAGCGTTGAAAAAGGACAGCAACTGGAGCAGGAGCTTGCCGCCGATGGCGGTAAAGTGAAAGGCTACCGCTCGGATGCCTCTGACTACACCCAGGCAGAGCAACTGGTGGAGGACGTGGTAAAGGAGTTCGGCAAGCTGGATGTGGTGGTGAACAACGCCGGCATCACGCGCGACGGCCTGCTGATGCGCATGAACGAGGAGCAGTGGGACGCCGTGATGAACGTGAACCTAAAATCTGTCTTCTCCGTGACCAAAGCAGCCACCAAGCACATGATGCGCGCTAAGAGCGGCTCCATCATCAACATCACCTCGGTAGTAGGCATCAAGGGCAACGCAGGCCAGGCCAACTATGCGGCCTCCAAGGCGGGCATTATCGGCTTTACCAAGTCTGTAGCGCTGGAACTCGGTTCCCGCAACATCCGCAGCAATGCCATTGCCCCGGGCTTTATCGAAACCGAAATGACAGGTGAACTCGACCAGAAAGTAGTGGACGAGTGGCGCAAGGCGATTCCGCTGCGTCGCGGCGGCTCCCCTGAGGATGTGGCCAACGCAGCCGTGTTCCTGGCCTCCGACCAATCGGCCTACATCTCTGGCCAGGTGCTGCAGGTAGACGGCGGCATGCTTACCTAAAGAATTATGAATGCTGAATTATGAAGTATAAATTGATTTTTCTTACATAATCTGAAATTCATAATTCAGCATTCATAATTCATCATTCTTCAAAAAGGCCAATGCTGCTGCGTTTACGTTAGTAGCATTGGCCTTTTTGTTTTAACTTTAGTTTCAAGATTAACTGGCACAAGCAACAGTTCGTTAAATGTCGTGCCGTGAAGGGTGAGTATTTTCCCACTCATTCATAATTCATAATTTCTAATTCAGCATTCATTGAACAGCTTTCGACTGATAACCACCGCCTCTCCCTGGCTTATACTTGCCTGCCTGGCAGCGGGCGCCTTGTACGCCTGGATGCTCTATAGTAAGAAGGCTCCCTGGCCGAAACCGCTCAACTATGCGTTGGCAGCCCTGCGCTTTGTGGTGGTGAGCGTGCTCTGCTTTCTGCTGATGGGGCCGCTGGTGCGGTATGCCTCCAATACCACGGTGGCACCTACCATTGTGTTTGCGGTGGACAATTCACAGTCGGTGGAGCTGTTTTCGGACTCTGCCCAACTACGGGCGGTGCAGCAGGGTTTGCAGCAGGTGCGCGAGCGGCTGGAGGAGCAAGGCTACCAGACGGCCATTCAGACCTTAGGCGAAGGACAGGCCGCACCAAGTATAAATGAAGTAACGTACGGCGCCGAAACTACCAACCTAAGCCAGTTGCTCCAGCAGGTACAGGAGGCGCATGACGAGCAGAACCTGGCCGGCGTGGTGCTACTTTCGGATGGCATCGTGAACCAGGGCACCTCCCCTACCTATTCTAACTACAACTATACTTTATACCCTGTTGCCGTGGGCGATACGGTGCCGAAGCAGGATGTGCTGGTGGCTTCGCTGCGCTACAATAAGGTTAACTACAGCGGCAACCGCTTCCCCATAGAGGTGGAGTTGCAGCAGCAGGGCCTCGACGGGCGAAGGGCTACGGTTATACTTCAGGAAAACGGTAAAACCATCGCCAGTAAAAATGTGCTGCTAAGCAAGGAGAAGCCGATACAGCAGGTGCCGTTTCAGGTGCTGGCAAGTGGGTTGGGCAAGCGCCATTACGTAGTGCAGGTGCAGCCGGTGGAAGGGGAATTTACTACGCTAAACAATACCAAGCATGCTTACATTGATGTGGTGAAGGGAAAAATCAAGGTGCTTGTAGCCGCTGCTGCCCCACACCCGGACATCAAAGCCATTCGCACAGCCATAGAGACCAACGAGAACTACGAGACAACGCTTTTTATTCCGGGCCTGAACGAACTGAAGCAGCAGGATTATGACATCGCCATACTTCACCAGTTACCCGGACGTGTGGCTGGTGGTGAGGCAGCCCTGAATCTGGTGCGCCGGAAAAACCTGCCTGCGCTTTACATCCTGGGGCCGCAGTCTGACATGGCGAATTTTAACCGCCTGAACGCTGGCGTTAACGTGATCAGCACCGGACAGACGGACGAGGTTACCGCTGTGCCGAACTCCAGCTTCAACAACTTTCAGTTTCCAGAGAATGCCGCAGACAGGCTAGAGAACTTTCCCCCGGCGCGTGTACCTTTCGGGGATATTCGCCTTGCCCGCAACACCGAAGTTATACTTTACCAGCAGGTAGGTCGGGTGCGCACCACCAAGCCGCTGCTGACGGTGCAGACATCCGGCAATAAACGCGATGCCGTGCTCCTGGCTTCTAACACCTGGCAGTGGCGCCTGCAGGAAGCTGCCAATAACGAGCAGCCGCAGGTGTACGATCAGCTGATGACGAACCTGGTGCAGCTCCTAAGTGCTCCGCGCAACAAGAAGCGCCTGAACGTGTACCCGGTACAGACCGAATATACCAGCTCCGACGCAATCCATTTTAATGCCGAAGCCTATAACGAGGCGCTGGAACCGATTTACGGGCAGAACATTACCCTGAAAGTAAGTGGCGAGGAAGGCGAGCCGAAGACATTCACCTTTGCCAACGGCGAGGACCAGCGCGGGGTGAACATCGGCACCCTGCCCGGCGGGCGCTATACGTACACAGCCAGCGCCAGCATAAACGGCTCGCAGCAGCAGGACAAGGGAGAGTTTGTGGTGGAAGAGCTGCAGCTAGAGGCACTCAATGCTGTGGCCGACCATAGCCTGCTTTTCCAACTGGCCAACAACACTGGCTCCAGGCTATACTACCCACAACAGCTGCAGCAGCTGGAGCAGGACATTCTCCAGGCTAATCACAAGCCCGTTATCTACAGCCAGGAAGAATTGAATGACATAGTCGACTTTAAATGGCTGTTCTTCCTGTTGCTCGGCCTGATTTGCGCGGAGTGGTTCGTGCGCAAGTATAACGGCAGTTATTAGAGTTTCCTGATATAAGTATAGATAGGTTTCCGGCGCAAATGTGCGCTTGTGCCGAAGTGGTGGAACAACGTTACTAATGCTTATTGTCCCACTTCTGTCATTTCGGGAGCAGCGGGAAATCGATCCGGAATATTGAAAGGATCTCTCCTTTCGTCGAGATGACAATGAAAGGAAAAGGCTCTGCAAAGTGAAACTTACTCACTTTGGCTCCTTTCTTAACTGTGCCCGTAATACAGAAAGAACTGGAGCAAGCGTATTTTTGCTGGCGCAAGGCACAAGCGTACACTTTCGCCAGTGCGTAACCATGTTCCCAACGCTTGCCCTTAAGTATAAATTTATCATACACCCACGGCACCTTCTACCCAAACTATGATCTCTCCCACCGTCCTCACCACCGACCGCCTGCAGCTCCGTGAGCTGACGCCGGAGATATTTAACCAGCTCTTTGTAACCCGAACCAAGGCACAGATTATGGACTACCTGGGGCTGAAGTCGGATGAGGAATTTGCAGACATGGAGGAGCGCTACGTAAAAGGTCTTACCACGTATTACACCACGTTCAAGGGCTTCCATTTGATAGACCCGGAAACACAGCAGGTAATCGGCAACTGCGACTTTCATACGTGGGTAAGGAGCCACCGGCGTGCGGAAATCGGCTACAACCTGTTTGATGACACGTATAAAAACAAGGGGCTGATGAAGGAAGCCTTGGCGCGTATACTTACCTTTGGCTTCGAAGAGATGGAGCTTTACCGCGTGGAGGCGCTCATTGCTACCTACAATATACCATCGCTGCAGTTGGTGCAGCACTTCGGTTTTAAGCGCGAGGGCCTGCTGCGCAACCATTACAATGTAAAAGGCGTGCTGGAAGACTCTGTTGCATTCTCGCTCCTGAAGCCGGAGTTTGAAGATTGGCAGGCAAAGCAACCTGCATAGGGTTCTTCACTTTTTATACTTTAAATCGACAGAAATTGAAATACATCATCATCAACAAACCCTTCGAAGTACTCACGCAATTTACGGACGAGGCAGGCCGTGCCACCTTGAAAGATTTTGTGGAGGTGCCGGGCGTTTACCCCGTTGGCCGCCTCGATTACGACAGCGAAGGCCTCGTGCTGCTCACCGACGACAAAACAATGCAGCACCGCCTCTCGGACCCAAAGTTTAAAGTGGAGAAAACATATTGGGTGCAGGTAGATGGTGTGCCAACCGACGAGGCCCTGACACGGCTGCGGCTGGGCGTGAAGATAAAGGAAACCAAAACCACTCCTGCCAAGGTGCGCCTCCTGGAGGAAGACCCGCAGGTTTGGGAGCGCTCCACGCCTATCCGCTTTCGGAAGAACATCCCCACTTCGTGGCTGGAAATCAAAATTTCACAAGGCATGAACCGCCAGGTGCGCCGCATGACCGCTGCCGTTGGTTACCCAACGCTCCGCCTGATCCGACCAAGTATAGGCCAGCTTGGCTTAGGCAATTTACAGCCCGGCGAGTACCGCGAACTGACTCCTGAGGAAGTAGAACAACTGAAAGGCCTTGCTGCCAAAGCCGGCACCGGCGGTGGCCACAGTGGCTTTAAGCCCAGAGGCACCGGCACCGCAGCAAACAAAGGCAAGCGCCCAGGAGGCAAGGGTGGTTTTAGGAAGCAGATTAATTAGCCAGTTTGAGGAGGAGGTGTATTTCTACTAATGAATAAACCCACCCCTACCCCTCCTAGGAGGGGAATAGTCAGCAGAAGTATGAACATCCCCCTACCCCCTTCAAAGGGTGACTTAGCCTTTGTTGCATAGCTACGGCTTTTGCATATACCCCCCTATGGTCCCCTCAAGGGGACAGTTCTACCAGTTGCATTAGCTACAGCAGTGGCTATCTGACTGATTCCAGTCCTTGGGTTGAGCGCCTTGCAATTGATGCGGTGCCCGTAAGGGCAGCCCGCAGCGGAGCGAGGAGCAGCTTCAATTGCACAGCGCGATGCCCGAGGACGAGGCCCCGCGGCCGTGAGCGCTCCACAGCAGGAAGTGAAACAGTGGGTTAGTGAGAGCTGGAGGATGTACGGTACCTAGGAAGTATAGCTTGGTTGAAAATGCGAAAGCAGTGGCTATGCAAGTGTGGCTGAAGCAGTTAAAGGCACAAGCGGACGCTTGCGCCAGGAAGTGTGACAAGTATAGCCACTATGCAAGTATGGCTGACACAAGTGTAGCCGCCGCTACACAAGTATTGCTTTTCAAGCCAGTCGAGGTACAAATTCAACATCATACCAGGACACAAGCGCCAGAGAGAGGGAGCATCGGCCAAAAGCCTCATCAGCTAAGATCCTTTCAGGAAGACAAACGAAATTGAACTAGAAAAAACAGCATCCTGCCCCCTCCCAACAAGCATCA
Above is a window of Pontibacter akesuensis DNA encoding:
- a CDS encoding peptidoglycan DD-metalloendopeptidase family protein yields the protein MLNSSKGFAILIAFLLLVCITAAQTLDFKPEDLLALEKVKAAAAPERVIPIKKVPAPIVYGIKTDSLEIVEGEVERGEVLSQILAQYNIDPTTAYNLAQKSKDIFNVRRIASGRNYTILHKRDSAQTAEFFIYEPSQVEYVIFDLRDSLNVVLHKREVQVLERVLAGEIKSSLFESIVDAGGSPQLVNKFADIYAWRLDLNRIQPGDQFKLIYEEKVVNGETIGFGELKSAFFEHEGEPIYAIGFDTGEGMDYFDEKGQSLKRAFLKEPLEYSRVSSRFSKRRFHPVQKRYKAHLGTDFAAPRGTPIRTVGNGVVVDAHYTRGNGYFVKVQHNKTYTTQYLHMSKFAKGIRKGARVKMGQTIGYVGSTGLATGPHLCYRFWKNGRQVDALSVKLPAADPVSKKHMDAFAVIKDETVRRMQAIDLKNAKQDLLAKGKEKKPAGA
- the fabG gene encoding 3-oxoacyl-[acyl-carrier-protein] reductase, coding for MKALEGKVALITGASKGIGRAIAQKFVEMGAQVAFTYLSSVEKGQQLEQELAADGGKVKGYRSDASDYTQAEQLVEDVVKEFGKLDVVVNNAGITRDGLLMRMNEEQWDAVMNVNLKSVFSVTKAATKHMMRAKSGSIINITSVVGIKGNAGQANYAASKAGIIGFTKSVALELGSRNIRSNAIAPGFIETEMTGELDQKVVDEWRKAIPLRRGGSPEDVANAAVFLASDQSAYISGQVLQVDGGMLT
- a CDS encoding vWA domain-containing protein produces the protein MNSFRLITTASPWLILACLAAGALYAWMLYSKKAPWPKPLNYALAALRFVVVSVLCFLLMGPLVRYASNTTVAPTIVFAVDNSQSVELFSDSAQLRAVQQGLQQVRERLEEQGYQTAIQTLGEGQAAPSINEVTYGAETTNLSQLLQQVQEAHDEQNLAGVVLLSDGIVNQGTSPTYSNYNYTLYPVAVGDTVPKQDVLVASLRYNKVNYSGNRFPIEVELQQQGLDGRRATVILQENGKTIASKNVLLSKEKPIQQVPFQVLASGLGKRHYVVQVQPVEGEFTTLNNTKHAYIDVVKGKIKVLVAAAAPHPDIKAIRTAIETNENYETTLFIPGLNELKQQDYDIAILHQLPGRVAGGEAALNLVRRKNLPALYILGPQSDMANFNRLNAGVNVISTGQTDEVTAVPNSSFNNFQFPENAADRLENFPPARVPFGDIRLARNTEVILYQQVGRVRTTKPLLTVQTSGNKRDAVLLASNTWQWRLQEAANNEQPQVYDQLMTNLVQLLSAPRNKKRLNVYPVQTEYTSSDAIHFNAEAYNEALEPIYGQNITLKVSGEEGEPKTFTFANGEDQRGVNIGTLPGGRYTYTASASINGSQQQDKGEFVVEELQLEALNAVADHSLLFQLANNTGSRLYYPQQLQQLEQDILQANHKPVIYSQEELNDIVDFKWLFFLLLGLICAEWFVRKYNGSY
- a CDS encoding GNAT family N-acetyltransferase translates to MISPTVLTTDRLQLRELTPEIFNQLFVTRTKAQIMDYLGLKSDEEFADMEERYVKGLTTYYTTFKGFHLIDPETQQVIGNCDFHTWVRSHRRAEIGYNLFDDTYKNKGLMKEALARILTFGFEEMELYRVEALIATYNIPSLQLVQHFGFKREGLLRNHYNVKGVLEDSVAFSLLKPEFEDWQAKQPA
- a CDS encoding pseudouridine synthase, which gives rise to MKYIIINKPFEVLTQFTDEAGRATLKDFVEVPGVYPVGRLDYDSEGLVLLTDDKTMQHRLSDPKFKVEKTYWVQVDGVPTDEALTRLRLGVKIKETKTTPAKVRLLEEDPQVWERSTPIRFRKNIPTSWLEIKISQGMNRQVRRMTAAVGYPTLRLIRPSIGQLGLGNLQPGEYRELTPEEVEQLKGLAAKAGTGGGHSGFKPRGTGTAANKGKRPGGKGGFRKQIN